Proteins from a genomic interval of Papaver somniferum cultivar HN1 chromosome 4, ASM357369v1, whole genome shotgun sequence:
- the LOC113273212 gene encoding DUF724 domain-containing protein 5-like, translating into MSMKNIRRSNNLEFFFTLERIDELKKDLKVMKDTVDADKKVIDVLKKKLKVMEDTVDAGKKGIEELKFKVMSSIKAAYLISKYFSAALSVPWVKKNEEIARDMIFKLIPQEPHFKPLEKFPTSLKGFRVVLDLEFVNLYQKLSVETVRHVEFFDHVEEYSSQLTFLEEHGYDVGKLHDRLDELKKDLKVIEDTVDADKKVIDMLKKKLKVMEDTVDTGKKEIEELKFKVMNSIKATYLISKYFSAALSAPWVKKEGEIQEN; encoded by the exons ATGAGTATGAAGAACATAAGAAGGTCAAAcaatttagagtttttttttactttggaGAGGATTGATGAGTTGAAGAAAGACTTGAAGGTAATGAAAGACACTGTAGATGCTGATAAGAAAGTGATTGATGTATTGAAGAAAAAGTTGAAGGTAATGGAAGATACTGTAGATGCTGGGAAGAAAGGGATTGAGGAGTTGAAGTTCAAGGTGATGAGTTCTATTAAAGCAGCATATCTGATCTCCAAGTATTTCTCAGCAGCTTTATCAGTACCTTGGGTGAAGAAGAATGAGGAG ATTGCAAGAGATATGATCTTCAAACTCATTCCACAGGAGCCCCATTTCAAACCCTTGGAAAAGTTCCCCACTAGTCTTAAAGGTTTCAGGGTAGTCTTGGATTTGGAGTTTGTTAATCTTTATCAGAAGCTTTCTGTTGAAACAGTGAGGCATGTTGAGTTCTTTGATCATGTAGAGGAATACTCTTCTCAACTCACTTTTCTTGAAGAGCATGGGTATGATGTGGGTAAGCTTCATGACAG GCTTGATGAGTTGAAGAAAGACTTGAAGGTAATTGAAGATACTGTAGATGCTGATAAGAAAGTGATTGATATgttgaaaaaaaagttgaagGTGATGGAAGATACTGTAGATACTGGGAAGAAAGAGATTGAGGAGTTGAAGTTCAAGGTGATGAATTCTATTAAAGCAACATATTTGATCTCCAAGTATTTCTCAGCAGCTTTATCAGCACCTTGGGTGAAGAAGGAGGGGGAGATTCAGGAGAACTAA